TGGATGGTAGCCTTGAAGATTCTGTTATCACGATCGATCGGAGAGTGATAGAACATGATTTGCTTACTCAGTGTGATACGCGCTCGCTCAAGTGAGATTCTGATATCCTCTGCAGTAGCCTGATCGAAGAAATCAGTGAATACCTGTCCGATAACCCGTTCGGCGGGAAGCTTGAGATACTGCTCCAGTTTGGTGGAAAACACTCTTAGAATACGATAATCAGTGTTCAGGGTGAACAGGAGGTCATGGGTGTATACTCCTACAGGATGTCCACTCACTGCTGAATTACATGCTGGTGCGATAAGCAACGTGAAAGACTGCCCCTCTCTCTGGTGGTGCGCAGTAACCTGCAATCGCTTCCCCGTTGCTGTGACAACCTGGAAAGCGGATGCTCCTTCATCCTGTGCATGGAGCCTTCCATGTAATAGGGAAGGCTCCAAATCCAATACCTCAAGAATGTGCTCTATGGTTGGGGAAGGGTATTTAAGGCCCAACAGTGTGCAGGCTTTACTGTTGATAGCCTGCAGTATGCATCTATCCTGCTGTGGAACTGTGAAGGAAAAAACACCCACATCGAGATAATCTAGAGGTGGTGTACAGTTCTGTTTGGTAGTTTTCATAGTAACCCTGTCGGTGCTCGATTCTTCCGCATTTCTTGCTCACGTAAAATGTAGTAAGTACCACGAATATTACCATACATAGATAAACTCGAAAAGCAATATGTGTGTCATATGTAAGAGAATAGTATTGTTTTTTCTTGGAATATTGTACAACCATGACATGCCATCCAATAAGCAAGGAAACAGCAAGTGTAGTCATTTGGCGCCATATTCGCCGGTATACTAGTGAGATCACTGAAGTTATAAGGCTATTCGACTTACCACATACCCTCTACCGTTTATAGACATGTGTCGTAAGACATTTCCTACAGGTAATTTTAGGGGGTTGTGCTATGCTTTGGTTGGAACACCTATGTACATTTCTCGGCCCTGTTCCAGGATACATAGGTTCTTGCACACTCTCCTGTGAGAGTTGTAAGCAAGGCACCACAAATAAGGAAACTAGAGGATTTGAGTGAAACTATGCTAGCTTATGATGTCCGAGTACATGCCAACGCCCCATTTGACTACTTCAGGGTTTTTTCTCACACCAAAATACCCGTTATTGCAGCATTTACACGCATTATTTGGTACGGATTTGATGAAGAAGGTCCTGCTGTGTATCGTAAGAACCCCCATACAGGCGAGGTGGCACGAATAGACTACTATGAAGACCTCTCTCAGTGTTCATCGGTATAGCAAGCACTGTCTTAACAGACGACGACAATCTTATAGAGGTCACTGAGAGAGTCTGCTCCAAGTTTTTCCATAAGTCGGCTCTTATAGGTGCTTATTGATTTAACCGATATCTGCAATTCATAGGCAATTTCCTTGATTGTCAGCCCTTTGGTCAAGAGCTTGAATACTTCCGTCTCACGTTCACTCAAGGTACTGAACAATGATGGATTTACTGCTTCAATTGTCTCTTCGGGAAAATACATTCCCCCCTGGGCAATCACTGTAATCGCATGGCAGAGTACATGCTCACTACAGTTCTTGGAGAGATATCCTTGTGCGCCCAATTTCTTTACCTGTTCAATATAGAAGGAGGATGGGAACATGCTCAGGATACAGATGGGAGGCAATTCTTTCCCAAAAGAA
This sequence is a window from uncultured Sphaerochaeta sp.. Protein-coding genes within it:
- a CDS encoding response regulator transcription factor encodes the protein MISIALVDDQSLFRAGLASIIARESEMEVAAEFSDGEAFLTSLDSPEQDPYDIILLDISLPGKSGLEILAELSSFGKELPPICILSMFPSSFYIEQVKKLGAQGYLSKNCSEHVLCHAITVIAQGGMYFPEETIEAVNPSLFSTLSERETEVFKLLTKGLTIKEIAYELQISVKSISTYKSRLMEKLGADSLSDLYKIVVVC